GAGCGAATACAGGAGTGCCCTGAGCGTGACATCGTCCTTTATCTCATGACTTTTATGAACTCATACTCTTCCTCAAATTTTTCAAGCTTTTCCAAGTACCTTTGCCTTCTCACGGGCACGCCTCCTGAGTTTTACTTTCTCCCTCACGCTCTTGAACCGGTTCTCCTTGATACGGTGCTCCATGTCTTTCCAGAGCTTCCTGAACCGGTAAAAGTACTCGGAAAGCTCAAGCTCGTCGCCATAGATTATCCTGTGGTTTCTGATGACCTCTATCTGGATGTAGAGCGGAAGCTCCTCGAAGACCTTCACGTCGTACTTTCCACCGAGCTTTTCAAGAACCATCTCGTAAGTCCCCGGCTTTGGTTTTACCAAACAGATATCAACGTCGCTCCGCTTTGTTGCCTCTCCTTTAGCGTATGAGCCATAGAGGAGTATCCCCATGCAGCCATCTTTGAATGGCCCAAAGTCCCTGCGGAGCTGTTCTATAAAGGGTTTTTGGTGTCAGAACTCACAAAAGCTCCAACAACTTTTCCTCCCCTCCCGGAAGAACCAAGGGCTTCGACAGGTGCTTCCTTGCATCGGGTGGAACCTCGTAGATTTTCCTCTCCAAGTCACGAGGCACCTCAACCGGAACCAGCTTCTTTGGCATTTTGAAACCACAGCGCTTGCACTTTAGATAATTCCCTTTGCTCTTCATCGTCCCCCCGCACTTCGGGCACTTCGGCTTCTT
This genomic stretch from Thermococcus sp. harbors:
- a CDS encoding nucleotidyltransferase domain-containing protein encodes the protein MGILLYGSYAKGEATKRSDVDICLVKPKPGTYEMVLEKLGGKYDVKVFEELPLYIQIEVIRNHRIIYGDELELSEYFYRFRKLWKDMEHRIKENRFKSVREKVKLRRRAREKAKVLGKA